ttcaatattcttcaccaacacctcaattcaaaggcatcaattcttctgtcttcttaattactgcccagctttcacatgcatttgagacatttgaaaacaccatgatttgagtcaggcgcaccttagtcctcaaagtgacatcttcgctttttaatattttaaggaggtcttttgcagcagatttgcccagtgcaatgcctcctttaatttcttgacaaatttgatcttttctccatttatcatgatgttgcttattgattcagttgtgaggatttttgctttctttatgttgagatgtaatccatattgaaggctgtagtctttgattttcatcagtaagtgcttcaagttcttttcactttccacaacaagattgtgtcatctatgtatctcaggttgttaacacgtcttcttccaatcctgatgccatgttcttcttcatatagtccagcttctcggatcatttgctcagcatgcagattgaatagatatggtgaaaagatagaacctgacacacacctttcctgtctttaaaccaaatcctcttgttctgttcaaacaactgcctcttgatctatgtacaggttccttacgagtgcaattaagtgttctggaattcccattcttcacaacgttatccataatttgttatgatccacacagtcgaaagcctttgcatagtcaataaaacacaggtaaacaactttctggtattctgtgctttcagccatgatccatttgacatcagcgatgatatcccttgttccacctcctcttctgaatccagcttgagtttctggcagttctctgtcgatgtactgctgcagctgcttttgaatgatcttcagcaaaaaatcacttgtgtgtgatactaatggcattgtttgataatttccacatttggtcggatcatctttctttggaataggcataaatttagatctcttccagttgattggccaggtagctgtcttctaaatttattggcatagacaagtgagcacttcagtgctgcattcatttgttgaaacatctcaattgatattccaccaattcctggagccttgtttttcaccaatgtcttcagtgcagcttagacttgttccttcagtaccatcagttcttgatcatatgctacatcctaaaatgattgaacatcaaccaatttgaccaaaatgaatgtcagaagagattctgaaacttgctcttgaacatcaagcagctataGTGAATGCAAGAAACGATGATGTAATtcaacagaagttttcaaagagtggctcaagaagacaaagtacagtattataatgaaatgtacaaagacctgcagttggaaaaccaaaagggaagaacgcacttgacattactgaagctgaaagaactgaagaaaaaattcaagcctcgagttacaatagtgaaggactctacaGGCAAAGtatgaacaacacaggaagcatcaaaagaagatagaaggaatacatggagtaactgtaccaaaaaagagttGGTCAATGTTCAGTTGGGTTGAATTAGGGATACTGAATTAGGGaggccagagaagaattgacacactcgaattgtggttttggcaaagaatactgaatacaccatggaccgccagaagaacaaacaaatctgccttggaagaagaacaaccagaatgctccttaaaagcgaggatggtgagactttgtctcacgtactttggatgtgtcaacAGGAGGGCTGGAAAATAGTGAGCCAAGAAATTGGGAGAGCAATAGGTTGAGGTTTTCAAAGGGATTTAGCTTTCAGCAGGGCAAAGAGAAGCCATTGAGAGTTTTTAGGTACAAGAgtgacattttgtttgtttgttttagagggTTTGCTCAGTAAAAGAGGGATAAATTGGAAGCAGGTAAGTTAAAAGCCAGAAGACCTGTTAGATGGACTTTGTTGTGACTGTGTAACAGCGAGAGTTAATTATAGGCTCACCTAAAGCCataaagagaggagaaagagaatggCCCATATTCTGGAAAGATTTTTAAGGTAAAACCAACAAAACATAGTGACTGGTTTTGAATATGAGGGTAGGGAAGAGGGATGATGTGGGATACCAGTAGGTTTCTGACTTGAGTTACTTatcaaaatatagaatacaggtgTGGAGATTATGAAGGAGaccactaaaaaaacaaaacctgttgctgttgagccaattccaactcatagcgatgccataagacagagtagaaccactccatagggttttcaaggctgtaatctttacagaagcagactgccacatctttctccagtggagcggctgatggattccaaccaccaaccttttggttagcagccgagtgccgcTATTAAAAGTAAAAGTATTTGCTCAAAATTACACTTTATCCTTCTGTTAAAGTCATGAGTATTAGTTCGAAATTACACAGCAAAAACCAATTTATTACTAGTATAGACATGaacataaaaatagaataaacTGCACTCCAAAATATGGCTTTTTACAACATATTTCTGTAATATTCTTCTAGATATTTCTCTTTATTTGGGGAGGGAAAGGGGATAAAATGGGGAGCGAGGAAAACATCCTTGAGCGAAAACTAGTTAAAGTTCTGTGCAcactcttttttccttctcaacACAATTTCTCTAAAAGAATGGAAAACTCTAACATAGAACAAGAGGAATTACTTACATGAATGTAGGTCTAGGGACAGATTCCTGTTTCTAGTCAAGTGGGAGACAGAGCAGGTTACAGTAGACACATTGCCCTCCTCCCAGCGGCACGTGCTCTGGACAGACACTGTaccatttctctgatttttttcctcagtgacGCAGTCCCCCTCTGGGGTCCAGGAGATCTGTGCAGCTGGCTTCCCCGCAACTGCCTTGCACACCACAGTTCCATTCTCAGTTAAACGCATGGTAGTCTCGGGGGGCACTGCAGAGATATAAGGGAAAAACAAGAGCTTCGGGCTTAACATAAGCAATATGGAATTTAGAGAGACATTTGACTCAGTCCCGAATCTGGTTATCTGAAATACCACCACACATCATGTTCCGTACCTAACACTTGGAGGTGGTAGCCATGATGGAAATTCCCATTTGATGTTGCCATTTTGCACATGTAATACCCATCATGAGTGACGGCCACTGGATCAATGTGAAGGGAAAAATTCTGGTTAGCTCTGGAGGCCCAGGTTATTCTCTTGTCAGTACAGTTGGTTTCCATGGTCGCATTTTTATCTTCCCTGTAAGCTTTGGTGCAGGAAGTGTTGTCTCTGAAGATAATTTTCCATGTTATTCCAATCAGAGTTTCCAGTGGGACAGGACAGCAGGTGAGCATGGCCTTTGTACCCACCAGTACAGACCGCCGCGTGTTCACTGCACATACACAGAAAAAGAGTGATTTTTTAAGAAAGCTTGACAAAGAACTGCCTGTGTTAAATTTATCCATAATACCTGAAGTTATACTAGAATGTAATCTCGAAGGCAGTCTAATTCCAGAAATAGTAGACTGAGatgataaacattcaaaaaaacatatattaaataaaacGCAGAGATCAATTTTCTCCTGTGTTACAtgttattagaaaaacaatatgtgttataTACAtgggacaaaattttttttaattctttcaaaattAATTCAAGAGTTATGATATCAATAgaacagaaaaaatgagaaaacagaattATAAATGAAGTAATGGCAGtagtataggacagggtagaactgccccatagggtttccaaggctgtaatctttatggaaacagattgccacatctttctcccatagagtggctggtgggttccaaccactgaccttttggttagcagcagagcatttagccactgtgccaccaggacacctTAGGAAAAGACAGCGTTTTAACTCATTCTCCTCAGGAAATAAAATGGACTAATTAATGATGTGTTTATCTCCTCCTAAATTTTGATgagaagaaaaaattagaaacatcAGAACTAGATGTCTGTCCCTAAGGATGACACTTCAGACAAAGTGGCAAGTATATGGTACCTCATTAAAAATAAGTAGGATGAGTGCTAAGGTTGACCAagctagaatcttttttttttaagtatattttctaTTTGGAGAATCACAAAGTAAGTGAAGTCAATTGGTATTAAAATAATTTGTGATTTCATCAGTTAAGTCatctcataaaaatgaaaaatgatgaCATCTAGTAGTAAGAGATGCATAGAAATACTTCTAGGATAGAGTGtaaacacaaaacaaagaaaagcaagaacTGTTTTCCTTAAGAAGTTTCCTGTAAAAGGGATTTTGTTGCATATGCGGGGTGTTATCAAACATGGCCTTTGGGTGAGTCTCTTTTTCTTCCTATTCAGGCACACATAAACTCTAAGACAGTTCAGCTGTGAACTTTGCTCACAGATTTTGTTTCCATATGTCCAATCTAGTTattagaattaaatatagaagTTGATCTATTTTGTATACCTTTTAAGGTAAAAAATCAAGCCCTGCAACCTTCAAGCATCTACCAGCATAGAATCTCATactttctgtcatggattgaattgtgtccccccccaaatatctttcaacttggctgggtcatgattcccagtattgtttgattgtctaccattttatcatctaatATGAGTTGTAATtcctatcactataatgtgaTGAGATGAATTAGTGGTAGTTAAATtgttgagatctacaagattagtgtcttaagccaatctcttttgagatataaaagagaagcaatcgGAGAGACATGAAGAcctattaccaccaagaaagtagtgccagtagcagagcgcatcctttggacccagggttcctgcacggagaagctcctagtccaaaggaagattgaggagaaggatcttcttccagagccgacagagagtgaaactcttcccctgaagctgatgcctcctagactgtagagaataaacttctctttgttaaagccatccacttgtggtatttctgttatagcaacactagataaccaagatactTCCCCATAAACCAACATAATGTAGACCTGGACTGATATGGGTTTACTAAGAAGTGATTAGTTCAACCAAGTACAACTCGCCTGCTAACAGAGGTTTCAGCGATTTCATCCCTTTAACTTGAGAAGAACCAGCTATGTATGGCAAGACAAAATTTTTATGTGGATGAAGCT
This is a stretch of genomic DNA from Elephas maximus indicus isolate mEleMax1 chromosome 1, mEleMax1 primary haplotype, whole genome shotgun sequence. It encodes these proteins:
- the CD200R1 gene encoding cell surface glycoprotein CD200 receptor 1 isoform X2, giving the protein MLCIRRTSDLGLLRILTVSLVAECIILGAGDPVSPSNSVMQRKDNSTLDSTVSSPAHGKQPVNSNSTPPSEVNTRRSVLVGTKAMLTCCPVPLETLIGITWKIIFRDNTSCTKAYREDKNATMETNCTDKRITWASRANQNFSLHIDPVAVTHDGYYMCKMATSNGNFHHGYHLQVLVPPETTMRLTENGTVVCKAVAGKPAAQISWTPEGDCVTEEKNQRNGTVSVQSTCRWEEGNVSTVTCSVSHLTRNRNLSLDLHSYAGVTASLERFLLIILSVKFSLLLVLLVIAGFLYFKRTRGCRYRVNFSCTGKYRILLEENIIVRPLSLQCPGKILKCFWHIACTLP
- the CD200R1 gene encoding cell surface glycoprotein CD200 receptor 1 isoform X4, translating into MLCIRRTSDLGLLRILTVSLVAECIILGAGDPVSPSNSVMQRKDNSTLDSTVSSPAHGKQPVNSNSTPPSEVNTRRSVLVGTKAMLTCCPVPLETLIGITWKIIFRDNTSCTKAYREDKNATMETNCTDKRITWASRANQNFSLHIDPVAVTHDGYYMCKMATSNGNFHHGYHLQVLVPPETTMRLTENGTVVCKAVAGKPAAQISWTPEGDCVTEEKNQRNGTVSVQSTCRWEEGNVSTVTCSVSHLTRNRNLSLDLHSYAGVTASLERFLLIILSVKFSLLLVLLVIAGFLYFKRTRGCRARKFKKPSGSRTSLTASVSLIPSCF
- the CD200R1 gene encoding cell surface glycoprotein CD200 receptor 1 isoform X5, with translation MLCIRRTSDLGLLRILTVSLVADSTVSSPAHGKQPVNSNSTPPSEVNTRRSVLVGTKAMLTCCPVPLETLIGITWKIIFRDNTSCTKAYREDKNATMETNCTDKRITWASRANQNFSLHIDPVAVTHDGYYMCKMATSNGNFHHGYHLQVLVPPETTMRLTENGTVVCKAVAGKPAAQISWTPEGDCVTEEKNQRNGTVSVQSTCRWEEGNVSTVTCSVSHLTRNRNLSLDLHSYAGVTASLERFLLIILSVKFSLLLVLLVIAGFLYFKRTRGCRYRVNFSCTGKYRILLEENIIVRPLSLQCPGKILKCFWHIACTLP